From the Scatophagus argus isolate fScaArg1 chromosome 21, fScaArg1.pri, whole genome shotgun sequence genome, one window contains:
- the LOC124052502 gene encoding microfibril-associated glycoprotein 4-like: MMLRVVLAVLLPVAAYQSPLPTDCSDIYRSGSGLDGVYTIYPAGPTSPVQVYCDMSKDNIDESPEKWTVIQRRQDGTVNFFMKWEHYKNGFGSAAGEYWLGLETMHLLTTAKRYELRVDMEDFEGQKVFALYSSFSVGPEVEGYVLNLGTFIKGAAGDSLHLHNGQKFTTTDKDQDTHGSNCARLAYGGFWYAACFAANPNGIYTWGASPRAAGVQWSTFKGLEYSLKTMIMKIRPIAE; the protein is encoded by the exons ATGATG CTCAGAGTTGTGCTAGCAGTGCTGCTGCCAGTGGCAGCTTATCAATCCCCTCTGCCCACAGACTGCAGTGACATCTACAGATCTGGATCGGGCCTGGACGGAGTGTACACCATCTACCCAGCAGGCCCCACTTCTCCTGTGCAGGTTTACTGTGACATGAGCAAGGACAACATCGACGAATCTCCAGAAAAATGGACG GTCATTCAGAGGAGACAAGATGGCACAGTGAACTTCTTCATGAAGTGGGAGCACTACAAAAATGGATTTGGCAGCGCTGCTGGAGAGTACTGGCTGG GCCTGGAGACAATGCACCTGCTGACAACGGCCAAGAGATACGAGCTGAGGGTTGACATGGAAGACTTTGAGGGCCAGAAGGTCTTTGCCTTGTATTCTTCCTTCTCTGTTGGTCCAGAGGTGGAGGGATACGTACTAAACCTGGGGACTTTCATCAAGGGAGCAGCAG GAGACTCTTTACATCTTCACAATGGACAGAAATTCACCACCACTGACAAAGATCAAGACACTCATGGTTCAAATTGTGCCAGGCTGGCCTACGGAGGATTCTGGTACGCGGCGTGCTTTGCGGCGAACCCCAACGGGATCTACACCTGGGGAGCCTCACCTCGTGCAGCTGGTGTGCAATGGAGCACTTTTAAAGGACTCGAATACTCCCTGAAAACCATGATAATGAAGATCAGGCCGATTGCTGAATAA